A single Campylobacter hyointestinalis subsp. hyointestinalis DNA region contains:
- the ribD gene encoding bifunctional diaminohydroxyphosphoribosylaminopyrimidine deaminase/5-amino-6-(5-phosphoribosylamino)uracil reductase RibD, giving the protein MCDEFYMSLAINRAWEFQLLTYPNPAVGCVIVSSSGEILAIEAHEKAGNAHAELNAVKSALCQINSDYVNSLGRLKNANEIYDFILQNHSNLLKDMVAYVTLEPCSHQGRTPSCAMLLSKLGFKRVVIGAKDTSKQASGGEDILRKHGIQTKLGVCKSEADSLLEPFWTWSNGNFTFFKIALSQNGVASGGTISNLLSRTHTHKLRSLVDMLIIGGNSVRTDLPTLDTRLISGGVDPDILVYSHSKDFDKSIPLFSVKDRNVEISSSLDPAFERKFVMYEGGGNALSNLDKRIKWLLIYRSNEFKSGKNISLDLKIHILHTTKFDNDELLWCKIIE; this is encoded by the coding sequence ATGTGTGATGAATTTTATATGAGCTTAGCTATAAACAGAGCTTGGGAGTTTCAGCTCCTTACTTACCCAAATCCAGCGGTTGGATGCGTCATAGTTTCAAGCAGTGGCGAGATACTCGCTATAGAAGCACACGAAAAAGCAGGAAACGCTCACGCCGAGTTAAATGCCGTAAAATCAGCGCTTTGTCAGATAAATAGTGATTACGTAAATAGTTTAGGACGTCTTAAAAATGCAAATGAAATTTATGATTTTATTTTACAAAATCACTCAAATTTGCTCAAAGATATGGTGGCTTATGTAACGCTTGAGCCTTGTTCTCATCAAGGACGCACTCCATCTTGTGCTATGCTTTTAAGCAAACTTGGATTTAAAAGAGTTGTTATAGGCGCAAAAGATACTAGTAAGCAAGCAAGCGGTGGTGAAGACATACTAAGAAAACACGGAATTCAAACAAAACTAGGAGTTTGTAAGAGTGAAGCGGATTCACTTTTAGAGCCGTTTTGGACTTGGAGCAATGGAAATTTTACATTTTTTAAGATAGCTCTTAGCCAAAATGGAGTCGCGAGTGGCGGCACGATATCAAATCTTTTAAGCCGTACTCACACTCATAAACTAAGATCTTTAGTAGATATGCTCATCATCGGTGGAAATAGTGTTAGAACCGATCTGCCTACTCTTGATACTAGACTCATAAGCGGTGGCGTGGATCCTGATATTTTAGTATATTCTCATAGCAAGGACTTTGATAAAAGCATTCCTTTATTTAGCGTAAAAGATAGAAATGTTGAGATTTCAAGTAGTTTAGACCCTGCTTTTGAGCGTAAATTTGTTATGTACGAAGGAGGTGGAAACGCACTTTCAAATTTAGATAAAAGAATAAAATGGCTTTTGATATATAGATCAAACGAGTTTAAATCTGGTAAAAATATAAGCTTAGATCTAAAGATCCATATACTTCACACTACAAAATTTGATAATGATGAGCTTCTCTGGTGTAAAATTATAGAATAA
- the rimP gene encoding ribosome maturation factor RimP — protein sequence MTDLAALVSGCGVNLYDTEIANDNGRTIFRVYITKNGGVNLDDCEAVSRLLSPIYDVMPPVSGDWVLEVSSPGIERKLSKIEHFKASVGELVKISLNDKSELKGKVLSATDDKITVDIDGVSNDIKFVDIKKAKTYIEW from the coding sequence ATGACGGATTTAGCAGCTTTAGTTTCTGGATGCGGTGTAAATTTATATGACACAGAAATAGCAAACGATAATGGCAGGACTATATTTAGAGTGTATATCACAAAAAACGGTGGTGTAAATTTAGATGATTGCGAAGCCGTCAGCAGACTACTTTCGCCTATTTATGATGTTATGCCTCCAGTTAGTGGAGACTGGGTTTTAGAAGTTTCAAGTCCAGGAATCGAAAGAAAACTTAGCAAAATAGAGCATTTTAAAGCTAGCGTCGGCGAGCTGGTAAAAATAAGCTTAAATGATAAAAGTGAGCTAAAAGGTAAGGTTTTATCTGCTACTGATGATAAAATTACTGTAGATATAGATGGGGTTTCTAACGATATAAAATTTGTAGATATCAAAAAGGCAAAAACATATATAGAGTGGTGA